In the genome of Pungitius pungitius chromosome 5, fPunPun2.1, whole genome shotgun sequence, the window TTTTTAACCTTGGAAATAACCATTGCAGTCATCTTTACATGTGAAAGCAGGTCAGCACAAGTGCAATTAAGCAGTaattagcagaggtgtggactcgagtcatgtgacttggactcgagtcagactcgagtcatgaatttgatgacttgagactcgactcgacaaaacgtacaaagacttgcaactcgacttggacttgaacaccgatgactcgtgacttgacttggactcgagccttttgactcgagaagacttgctacttcccatgaaaactgggggaaaacattttcacaccaccgcgccgctctgtttatctgcatctgtcaaaaaaatgtgcgccacctgtatgcagagagcgcgcgctgcctgaacagcatccaatcactgcagtccatttgaccgtatcaacgagacagctcgttcatggttacaaaaatcgggattttttaacccggattcagactccgatggaaatcctcgccaacattatgtcaacgtccgttttaaagtagtgtaatgagctgagttaaagttattagttaatcagttatgcagatgttgcatgtgttcacgttatgctttgttaccagctgtagttacgcgagacaacccgagttttggggggccgtgaatgcggaagtgttcgttcggcgtggtgacggccaagtgaccgaagttgagttgttttatataaatagatgcagcggagttgcaagccagtcatcgcctccttatttacgctgcagcattggggtgagcgttacagtactataacacagtcacagtcgatccaccattacccttcccttcgtagtctatgtctgtgaggcagcgcaccatcacccagggttccccgtccccactataataaaaggactcgaaatgactcgaaaataaaatggtacgacttgtgactcgacttgagacttgttggctttgacttgtgactcgacttgagacttgttggctttgacttgtgactcgacttgggacttgcttcgtctttgactcgacttgactcgggacacgagggcaatgacttgagacttgcttgtgacttgcatgacagtgacttgttcccacctctggtaattAGCTCCTAAACACAAGATTCCCACCCACACGTAACAGCTGCTCTTCTGTAGGTTAGACTTCATgaagtagaaaacaaattaatgaCGAACTATGATTCATCAACAAATGgcataataaaaagtaaaatgtaaatgctctttttttcatttaaaaaattctattattattacaaaacaTAACTTGAAGTGGACTGGACAGCATCAGTTGATTCCCCTTTATAGTAAATCCCCATCAGGCATCGTTTTTGTCCACCCATAACATTTGTAATGTAATTTGGCTTGTTTGAAACACAGTTTTTTTGTCTAACATCTGAATGTCATAgtaacatttcccttttttcactGTAGCCTCATCTGCACGGCGCCACTGCTTGCATTACAAATCTATTTTATCTCTTGTTCTCTTGACACACCACTCTAACAAACCTGGCTTAGGTCTAATATCTCTATTTAAATGTCACTGCTTTAACAACTTAAATCCCTAATTGTTTTAACCAGTCAGCGGTGTTTGGCAGCAGGAAAGTAAGTAAAGATCAATGCTGTGTGGTTCACAATGTTTTCAGCCGGGTGCCTTGCGAAACACCATTTCTGGTCATGTGGGACTGTTAATCAGCAGGACAATAATCTGATACCAATAAGAGGATTCCGTTGCAGGCAAAGTTGTGTTTGTTATACCATCTGGTCATATCCccatcagaatcagaatcagaaacatttatttatttgttggaCATTGGAGGAATGCGTCATGGTGGGTGGAGCATACATAGCATTGAACAAAAGAGACTAATTTACAGTTAAATTAAGAatagaatacaaaataaaatataaaatacaaataaaaaagttcaCAGGTGAACAGATATCAATACTATACTAGACACAAGTGTGTGAAATCAAatagagtcagtcagtggggggaGCCGGGTTCTGTCGATGAGCGCGAATGTCGTCGGGAAGAAACTGTGCAGTGTGGCTTGAGTTCTTGCTCCTGATGGACCTGAGCCTCCTGCCAGCATATCAGCCTGTTGTTGAAGATGTTTTTAACAACATGCAAAAACCTTATTGGTTTTATATAAAAATTCACTTCAACTTCTGCAGAACCCTGTACCCTTAGAACCTTTATCCTCCTTTAAGTATGCCATCCATCCTACCCACCAACAGtcttgggaaagttcactttctacatgaattagttcaaagttcagttcacaaattttaaaatgaactagttcagttcatagttcaaacttcaaaatatttgaactaagttcacagttccaactagttcagttctttttttccatatgttgctgcaagatattatttttcaaaatgattgccacagcccagaaccacagacagcaattattttatcagttttaacactgaagctatgcatcagatttaagcttcatatccaattttgaatccttatccagccagggtttacattagcattgaggggacagcatttcccctttgttgctttaatgttgctgtccattcactccacactagcagcggctgcagcgttcacccctacagtacattctcaaacacatgctgcttgaatagtcttgtttaaataaggaataaaaacatgacagttatcattaaggtgcaaatgtttgcaaagaattcctgccatcctcaccgaccttgtcagtaacttcataaaactcatttaaattattatacaccgcctctttgctacacgcagctgtcgcctccatgcattttttttgatgacgcatgcgcggtgcgacgctggaggctggtgttgccagtttgggttttttttccgctacttattaaggcgcgtttacagtgtgttttcaatagaaatctggcaccttatttgaacaacgttaacctgaaagaacgcgccgttcacagacaccagaatgaacgagttcacagtgacgttcatcgggcattaatacagtacgtttagttcacgttcgcccaaaatatgaacgagttcatgaactatcgttcaatgaacgcgttcaggcacaacactgttggtttggatgtatttgtttgtgaaacgcactgcatttgtttttggaCCGatccacatttgtgtgtgtgtgtgtgtgtgtgtgtgtgtgtgtgtgtgtgtgtgtgtgtgtgtgcgcgtgtgtgtgtgtgttgtttttcaaaatgtctgcaTTGAGTAAGACTCTTTCATTATTTGGGTTGATCAATAGAGACAAATTAACTGTTTCAATTACAAATTTAACCTCTAGCCATATAAATGTGACACATGTTATTTAAGCCGCCCTTTTTCCATACAAGGGTTAccggctttattttgaaaagaccaaCCCAAATAAGTTAATGTTAACTTCGGTGTATGCATATTGGTGTCAAACAGgtatgaaaacaaagaaaatactttACTCCAATCATTTTACTTAACATATCCAATTAGCAAACAGCAGCATCAtattacacattacatataTTACACACAAGAGGTCCcatttttacagtatttctGAATCAGATTAATGAACAAAACTTAATGTTCCTTTGTCTGAATgtgccaaaaaacaaacaaacacaactatCAAATAAATTCACCCTGACATTTCACCCTGCTTAATTAAGGCCCAAATCCCACACAAAACATAAAGCGTTACAGCAACAGTGAAGATACAGTACAGAGCTCACAGGACACCACACATGgttcaatatatgtatatatttctaaAGCAGCTGTCACAACCTTGTATCTCATTTGTAAACACTCTCTCTCTATGCTGATCtctattattattgtttctaagggggggggggactgctaaATCCTTGCCTGATTTCACAAAACTTAGCTGTTGATCCCTTAAAATAAACACCAAGTCCAGCATGGAGTGGCTGTTTGAATTCTGTCTGTACTTTGTAAAGGAGAGTGAAGGAGAGTGTTTCAGAGATTCTGTAAAAGTACAGAATCCCTTCCTTGTGGTCCAGGAGCACCCCTACTCTGGAGGACCTGGGCTTTGGAATTGACTTTTTCTTGCTGATGCGCTTGTGCTTGAAGTTATAAGTTATAATACTACCTTGGTCCAAAACCTCCAAAGCCCAAGACATGTCATTGTCACCAAATACACTTTTCTTTCCTGCTCTGGCGATATCCCTGTATGCAACTGCTACTGAAACCCCTAAGCCACTCCACTCCACTTCCCAGTAATGACGCTCTGTCAGGCTCGTTTTACACAGAGCCTGAGACCTGCTCATGAATCTGTCTGCGTGAGCAGCATACGGCTGTTGAACTTTCGTACCCGTTGCTTTTCTGTTCCCTTCCGATAACAACATCTTCATGCTCGCCGTGTTTTGATCCAGTTTGAAACATTTGGCCGCGTATTGTAAGAGTTCCGCTCTCGTCGTGAGTTGTGGTAGTGGTAAAACATTCACCTCGGTCACACTCCTTGAGATCTTGTTCCATTCCTTGCTGCAGCTGGCCCGTAGGGTTTCTCCGGCCTCCGAAACAGAAGCAGTCACTTCCTCAAAGTATTGCAGCGGGCCCCCGTTAAGGCTTGGCAAGGTGGTAGATTTCGGGAGCGGCGTCAGCGAGGGATACTTGTGCAGAAACTGGATTGGATCCCCATGGGGCGACAGCTTCTCCAAATCCGCTTTGTTCGTCTTCAGAACAGTGATCTCATGCTGCAGCTTGTCCTGAAGCTCTTTTGCCCGACTCACTTCAATTTTCTGCTGCAATCTGATCTCATCCTTCACAGCAGAGCTCATTTTCTTGATGAGTTTAATCAGCTCATTAGACATCTCCTCACTCTCCTCCACTGCTTTATCAGCTGAGCGATTGACGGCGTCCACCGTCTGCCGAAGAGCATTCACATCTTTCTCTTGCCTCTGGATTCTCTGCTGGATTACTTGTCGGGTTTTTTTgagctcttcctccttcttaGTTGCTTCTTCTGAGACAGGGACTATGTTGTGGTCTTTGTGTTCAGTCGTAAAGCAGATCAAACAGATACATTGCTTATCAGTGCAGCAGAAAATGTTCTTCACCTGATTGTGTCGGCTACAGATGTTTTCATGGAGCTTTGAAGCTTCCACCAGCCTGTGTTTCTTTAACGGCCCTTCGTAGTGAGGCTGGATGTGCTCCTGATAGTAGGACAACTGACACTGCAGACAGGATTTGAGAGCTTTCCGTTTTCTCCCAGTGCAGAAATCACATCCCACATTCTCAGGTCCGGCAACACATACTGTAGATCTCCTTGCTGGGCCATTTCCCCTCTCAGTGATAGTGAGTGTGTCAAAATCAAAATGCGGAAAAGGGAACAGGGAGCAGTTTTAATATTAGCATCTGTTCAGAAAGAGGAGGGATCAGGATTAACTGTTCTGTGTACTTCGACTTCAGGCTTCTTTTATAATCGTCTGTCAATAATTCATAGGAAGACCTCTGGCCTCATCCTGAAACTGAGAGGGAACATACTTAGTAAATTCCTTCAGTTACTCTATTGCCAACGGGCTCTTTAGCTGGCCTCGAAAtgtttttcaactttttaatAATTTCTATATTACTCAGTCGTAATAATTTTAAGACTTTCCTTTTACTTTTGTAATCAATATGCATACCTACAGCTGTTTTCTTATCTCTACATAGGACAGTGATCTCTCTATAAAGTGTGACTTGGCAAGGATCCCTCAATATATTTCACAACAACATTTTGCCTCAAAGCTGTTGCAATAACGAATGTGGAAAGCATACAAAGGAGTGGTTTGTCACGTCGTTGGTACACGTCttagcacattttatttttatcttatttgcactatgttgtcattattgtccgtcatgcaccaaccgccaagacaatttccatgtatgtccaacatattatggcaataaacgtttcctgattcctgacattTTCCAACATCAGTGGCAGTGTCCTATTCCTGCCAGGAGGGGGCGTTACTGGACAAACTGTGTTAacgaataaagaataaagaacataatctgttttattttccaAGTGTGCATACATATACTAATTTTAGTCCGGTTACATGTGGTCTAAACGTACAGACAATAATTACGAATATATCTATAATAATTTAattagaataaaatataaaatacttagTCAAGAAGTTGTATACTTGTATGAACAAGTCATTCagtgaacgcgttcaggcacaacactgcccaCCAATATGTGGATTTTAAATCAATGCTCAATAACCAACGTAAACAACTTATTGTAAATCATAAAAAAGGACAGTTAAACACAAATGGATATTTTGCAATCAGACTTCCTTGAGAAATGCAAAAATCCTTAATGCCTTTGCATTCATTAATAAATATGCCCAGGACAATACAGACTCTGGGTCTATTCCATCTTAGAAATTACCCAAATTTGATCAACTTGCATCaagtaacttatcaaataataCGAGATGAATTCATGATGCGTACTTGTAAGGATGCACACAGCCAAACTCATGTCAACAGGCAGCTCAGCTGGGGATAATGGTATTTAGAATTCCTATAAGCATGCAGATCCTCTCAGTCAGCAACATTAATGAGGCCATGATGCATCCTGCTTGCGTCCTCCATACTTGGTGGTATTAGACAACAGTAATGCTGGCTGCTCTGAGCGCCTTGTCCTTCGTGTAGAAGGGGGATCGACATGGGGAGCAACAGCAAGGTGGAAAACCTGTGGAATAGGAGGCAAAGTCTCTTCCCAAACTACAAAGTAGCAGATTCAGACATTATTCGAAGACCCTCGGAGATTGCTTATCCATTGGCCAAGGAGAGCTGCGTGAAGACATGGAACTCCATGCAGGAGCTGAGCAAGGACATCTACGACATTTATGCAGAgtatgaagatgaagaggacgaCTGTGCTTCGAACTTCCTCCTCAAGCAGAACTTTACCTCAAAGAAGAACTACATGATCAACATAAATGTAGGGGGGAAGCCGTACCAGATAGCCTACAAGACGGCCGCCAAGTATCCCAAGACCAGAATAGGACGACTGGCCACATTCACGGACCACAACAGGAAGCTGGACCTTTGCGATGACTACACCGTGACAAACAATGAGTACTTCTTTGACAGGGACCCAGATGTCTTCCACAGCATCTTCAACTTCTACAGGACTGGCGTGCTGTGGATCAAGGACGAGCTGTGCCCCCGCAACTTCCTGGAGGAGATCAACTACTGGGGCGTGAGAATCAAGAACA includes:
- the LOC119225132 gene encoding E3 ubiquitin-protein ligase TRIM16-like, with the translated sequence FDTLTITERGNGPARRSTVCVAGPENVGCDFCTGRKRKALKSCLQCQLSYYQEHIQPHYEGPLKKHRLVEASKLHENICSRHNQVKNIFCCTDKQCICLICFTTEHKDHNIVPVSEEATKKEEELKKTRQVIQQRIQRQEKDVNALRQTVDAVNRSADKAVEESEEMSNELIKLIKKMSSAVKDEIRLQQKIEVSRAKELQDKLQHEITVLKTNKADLEKLSPHGDPIQFLHKYPSLTPLPKSTTLPSLNGGPLQYFEEVTASVSEAGETLRASCSKEWNKISRSVTEVNVLPLPQLTTRAELLQYAAKCFKLDQNTASMKMLLSEGNRKATGTKVQQPYAAHADRFMSRSQALCKTSLTERHYWEVEWSGLGVSVAVAYRDIARAGKKSVFGDNDMSWALEVLDQGSIITYNFKHKRISKKKSIPKPRSSRVGVLLDHKEGILYFYRISETLSFTLLYKVQTEFKQPLHAGLGVYFKGSTAKFCEIRQGFSSPPPP